Proteins co-encoded in one Chitinophagales bacterium genomic window:
- a CDS encoding cadherin domain-containing protein — MKTIYNSLWGILYALLILIVAPSPVLLSQTPTWSVNPAGYANTMTITAELNLGCERSTDTNDLVGIFDSADNCRGVANVINQFGSYYVFLTAYSNASSGETLSLKIYDDSADTVYDAVSTIEFVSNAIIGTVNKPTTIQENNPPTDINISSSGIQENQPIGTVVGAFTTADEDDGQTFAYSLVSGEGDTDNASFTIDGADLESAEVFDMETKDSYLIRVQTTDSGGCSYEEAFTIIVNDGNDPPTDIDLSNSEVAENEDMDTFIGSLTSTDTDPDDTHTYSLVPGDGDDDNESFAIDGEDLVADETFDFETKDSYTIRLQTEDNNGGTYQEQFTITITDANDFPTAMTLDNNSIAENESLATWIATMSSIDQDVADFHTYTLVNGEGDDDNASFSIAAEDLVSNEVFNFEVKDSYTIRLQTDDGNGGTYEETFTITITDVNDAPTDISLSSYDVEENKDSNTFVAAFSTTDEDSGDSFTYSLVAGDGDADNGSFQVVNGQLFTDEMFDFEAKSTYSIRVQTDDGNGGTYEEIIAITINDTNDGPTAMALDNSAINENEAKLTFIGSLSTTDEDAIDNHAYQLVSGSGDDDNSSFIVQGNKILAASSFNFETKSLYTIRVQTTDKDNETYSTSFIITIKDINDMPSQLTMSSLQVAENLAEGTVVGTFNTSDEDLADVHTYSFVNQLPNDHDAFYVFGNTLRTNTVFDYETDSTYIVYIETNDGNGGTLTKQFFIKITNANDAPTALSMSSSNVKENKEVGTIVATLSSTDIDDNETFTYSLVAGGGSEDNGSFQIVGQQLQTAETFNFEDKATYFIRLRTTDSGGKFHEQAQVIQVTDANDAPYNLELENIYFQENLAVSTVVSSLSTMDEDPNDNHFYSLVSGEGSNDNSSFSIVGGLLLANVSFDYESKNTYSIRLRTQDNSGGSFEKQATIHILDANENPVELTINNTNISENAPFATSIGVFNTVDPDIFDTHFYSFANITPNNNNQFIIVEDELRSFETFDYETQQVYFVYVQTNDGKGGIYTQQFIINVNDANDAPTALQLSSNTIAENLPESSNVGYFNTTDEDAEDNFTYALVSGFGGEDNASFKIEGNQLISAEMFDLDTKSSYSILVRTYDKSEAYFDQIFTILITDANDAPTALSLANPSLSENNAINAVISIFSTTDEDANDTFTYTLVGGQGSNDNSSFAINGNQLLAKESFNFEAKNQYNIRVQTNDGNGGMFEEVFTISIQNANDAPTMLAINQATIEENQPVNSLIGAFTATDEDTNETFTYSFVNEGSHNNQKFQLVGNELRTFEAFNYEAQTEYYVNIKVTDKGNASYTKSFLITILNANDAPTALQLSSNTIAENLASGSKVGNFTATDEDFNEQFTYSLVSGINDDDNEYFQIVGNELQSATMFDLDTKSTYQIRAQVRDKADATYEKAWTITITDANDAPTAMSMSSQFIAENQPIETVVGSLSTADVDANDTFTYSLVSGSGDNDNGSFHIVDNQLVSAVVFNYEVKNSYTIRIQTDDGNGGSFEASFVVQITNANDLPIGLNLNNNLVSENVALSTPIGNFATVDEDSNNSFVYTFINSDSNDNAFFSITDNTLYTNEHFNFEAQNVYHIEVQTNDGQGGTFTQQFTINITNANDQPTALELSSHTIAENLSVGSNVGFLSTTDEDSNDDFSYSLVAGIGANDNASFKIIGNELVSNVVFDLDTKETYSIRVRTSDGKGGSLEKIFAINITDANDAPTAIALSNLNIEENKAVGTLIGTLSTTDPDELDNFTYKLIAGTGATDNSRFVISGNQLLSNKVFNYEQQANYSIRVLTDDGNGGKLEVVFSIKVLDANDAPTAMQLNQNSIAENKAGGTLIGTLSTSDEDAADALAYTFVAGNEDNTYFVIEGNQLKSKAAFNFEDQSFYQIAIVVNDGKGGSFTQEFVVSIIDQNDAPSELQLTSNTIAENLPINSTVGFLETADEDANESFTYSLVAGEGSNDNAQFKIVGSELKSNAVFDLDVKDAYSIRIRTTDSAGSAITRIFNILITDTNDAPTALLMEVQQIAENQPIGTIISQLSTQDPDALDQFTYQLVNGTGSQDNSSFAIIGKQLVTTVAFNFEVKNSYNIRLQTNDGNGGTFQQAFTIAVTDENDAPTLLKLSNAMVSENQSVGVFIGTFSTVDEDTGDSFAYKFINSNENDNSNFTIEGNTLRTNTVLDFETKAFHTIEVETNDGNGGTYSLQMTITVTNTDDDAPTAISITRNNVPENQVIGTIVGKLSTQDIDGTGNFTYTLAAGLLDNDQFAIDGDALLTNAVFNYEVKNSYQIVVKTEDENGSSFEQNFTIAVTDENDQPTAIALSNQSFAENQAIGVLIGSFSTTDEDANDSYTYRFVELQANDNELFSIVGGELLTNATFNFEGKETYWIDVETDDNRGGTKQQSFQITILDANDAPSNLSLSNESIAENQAVGTLVGLLSSTDEDISDSHTFSLVTGLGAENNDLFAIADNQLLSNAIFDLETQPELRIRIRSTDAQGKTVAKAFIITVKDENDTPTELNLSSQSIAENQAIGTSVGTLSTLDPDGDDVHSYELIEGMGGEDNALFSIQGKELVSNAVFDFESKNTYSILVQSSDGQQNGISRVFTIQITDANDAPAAISLSPASIAENQAIGTYIGSFTASDQDATDSHQFQLVNSGSGNNNDHFSIVNNELRTFKVLDFEAQPTYFIEVMADDMRGGTLTQILSVSVTNANDAPTALTISNNVVSENAAMGALIGTFFTTDIDAGDVHTYNLVAGAGSVDNASFSIAGADLLLNTALDINQKDSYSIRVATSDIEGKTFTQTFNIQVTDVNNAPTAVLLSNLRIRENEASGTIVGSLLAEDADVDDEHSFELVTNENAPHSEWFKIEGGQLVSAIIFNYELNPTLQIAVKTTDSKGSTFEQAFTIEVLNVNEMPQIVTESLSIAENTAQASTVGTIEATDEDLGQTLTFELVNANDVPFQLDAATGELTVATNRLDYESQTSYTLEIVVNDNGSPVLSASKTIEVKIEDLIETSQILPANNYLSPNGDGSNDYFEVQNVELYADFELTIFNANGEEIFYQASGYQNDWDGTYNGEVLPTGVYYYLFRNVNDSEEVFKGTISIGK; from the coding sequence ATGAAAACCATATACAATTCATTATGGGGAATATTATATGCACTACTCATCCTTATAGTTGCTCCATCCCCTGTTTTATTATCCCAAACCCCTACATGGTCGGTCAATCCTGCAGGTTATGCCAATACCATGACCATCACTGCCGAGTTGAATTTGGGCTGTGAGCGTTCTACTGACACCAATGACTTAGTAGGAATTTTTGACAGTGCCGACAATTGCAGAGGAGTCGCCAATGTCATCAATCAGTTTGGCAGTTATTATGTATTCTTGACCGCCTATAGCAATGCTTCTTCGGGCGAAACCCTTAGCCTAAAAATCTACGATGACAGTGCCGACACCGTGTATGATGCGGTCAGCACCATAGAGTTTGTGAGCAATGCCATTATTGGTACAGTCAACAAACCAACTACCATTCAAGAAAACAACCCTCCTACCGATATCAATATCAGTAGTTCGGGGATACAAGAAAACCAGCCTATCGGAACAGTCGTTGGAGCTTTCACTACGGCAGATGAAGACGATGGACAGACCTTTGCTTACTCTTTGGTCAGTGGCGAAGGAGACACCGACAATGCCAGTTTTACCATTGATGGAGCCGATTTAGAAAGCGCAGAAGTATTTGACATGGAAACAAAGGATAGCTATCTGATTCGAGTCCAAACTACGGACAGTGGAGGATGCAGCTATGAAGAAGCCTTCACCATCATTGTCAATGACGGCAACGACCCTCCGACCGATATCGATTTGTCCAACTCAGAAGTTGCAGAAAATGAAGATATGGATACTTTTATTGGGAGTTTGACTTCAACCGATACCGACCCCGATGATACACATACTTACAGTTTGGTGCCAGGAGATGGTGACGACGACAATGAGTCTTTTGCGATTGACGGAGAAGATTTGGTGGCAGACGAAACATTTGATTTTGAAACCAAAGACAGCTATACCATTCGGTTGCAAACCGAGGACAACAACGGAGGTACTTACCAAGAGCAATTTACCATCACGATTACCGATGCCAATGACTTCCCAACTGCAATGACATTGGACAACAACAGCATTGCAGAAAACGAAAGCCTTGCTACTTGGATAGCGACCATGAGCAGCATCGACCAAGATGTAGCGGATTTTCACACTTACACTTTGGTCAATGGAGAAGGGGATGACGACAATGCAAGTTTTAGCATTGCAGCAGAAGATTTGGTGAGCAACGAAGTATTCAATTTTGAAGTAAAAGACAGCTATACCATTCGCCTTCAAACCGATGATGGCAATGGTGGCACTTATGAAGAAACTTTTACCATCACCATCACCGATGTCAACGATGCTCCAACCGACATCAGTTTGTCGAGCTACGATGTAGAAGAGAACAAAGATTCCAACACTTTTGTCGCAGCCTTTAGCACAACGGACGAAGACAGTGGCGATAGTTTCACCTATAGTTTGGTGGCAGGTGATGGCGATGCAGACAACGGCAGCTTTCAAGTGGTCAATGGTCAATTGTTTACCGATGAAATGTTTGACTTTGAAGCCAAAAGCACCTACAGTATTCGAGTGCAAACCGATGACGGCAATGGTGGCACGTATGAAGAAATCATTGCTATTACCATCAACGATACCAACGATGGTCCCACTGCAATGGCATTGGATAACTCAGCCATCAACGAAAACGAAGCCAAATTGACCTTTATTGGTTCATTATCGACCACAGACGAAGATGCCATAGACAACCATGCGTATCAATTGGTCAGCGGTTCGGGCGATGATGACAACAGCAGTTTCATCGTTCAAGGCAACAAAATTTTGGCGGCATCTTCCTTCAATTTTGAAACCAAATCCCTCTATACGATTCGAGTACAAACCACCGACAAAGACAACGAAACCTATTCTACTTCTTTCATCATCACCATCAAAGACATCAACGATATGCCAAGTCAATTGACGATGAGCAGCCTTCAAGTAGCCGAAAACCTGGCAGAAGGAACGGTAGTCGGTACGTTCAATACATCGGATGAGGACTTGGCAGACGTACACACCTACAGTTTTGTCAACCAACTACCCAACGACCACGATGCATTCTATGTATTTGGCAATACACTCCGTACCAATACCGTATTCGACTACGAAACCGACTCGACCTACATCGTATATATTGAGACCAATGACGGCAATGGAGGCACATTGACGAAACAGTTTTTTATCAAAATCACCAATGCCAACGATGCACCGACTGCCCTATCTATGAGCAGCAGCAATGTAAAAGAAAACAAAGAGGTGGGAACCATTGTAGCGACTCTTAGCAGTACCGACATTGACGACAATGAAACCTTTACTTACAGCTTAGTAGCAGGAGGAGGAAGCGAAGACAATGGCAGTTTTCAGATTGTAGGACAACAATTGCAAACTGCGGAAACCTTCAATTTTGAAGACAAAGCTACCTACTTCATTCGCTTGCGGACTACGGATAGTGGTGGCAAATTCCACGAACAAGCCCAAGTTATTCAAGTTACCGATGCCAATGACGCTCCCTACAACCTAGAGTTAGAGAATATCTATTTCCAAGAAAACCTCGCCGTCTCAACCGTTGTCAGTAGCTTGTCGACGATGGACGAAGACCCCAACGACAACCATTTTTACAGTTTGGTCAGCGGTGAAGGCAGTAACGACAACAGTAGTTTCAGCATCGTTGGAGGACTGTTACTGGCAAATGTTTCTTTCGATTACGAATCCAAAAACACCTACTCGATTCGCCTCCGCACACAAGACAACAGTGGTGGCAGCTTTGAAAAACAGGCAACGATTCACATTTTGGATGCGAATGAAAATCCCGTAGAATTGACCATCAACAATACCAACATTTCCGAAAACGCACCCTTTGCGACTTCCATCGGAGTATTCAATACGGTCGACCCCGATATTTTTGACACGCATTTCTACAGTTTTGCGAACATCACACCAAACAACAACAACCAATTCATCATTGTAGAAGACGAACTTCGCAGCTTTGAAACCTTTGACTACGAAACACAACAAGTATATTTTGTGTATGTGCAAACCAATGATGGAAAGGGCGGTATCTATACCCAACAATTTATCATCAATGTCAACGATGCCAACGATGCGCCGACTGCTCTTCAATTGTCGTCCAATACCATTGCCGAAAACCTACCCGAAAGCAGCAATGTTGGCTACTTCAACACGACCGATGAAGACGCAGAGGACAACTTTACCTATGCGCTTGTCAGCGGATTTGGAGGAGAGGACAATGCAAGTTTCAAAATTGAAGGAAACCAACTGATAAGTGCCGAAATGTTTGATTTGGACACCAAAAGCAGCTACTCGATTTTGGTGCGAACCTATGACAAATCAGAAGCCTATTTCGACCAAATATTTACCATCCTCATCACCGATGCCAACGATGCACCTACTGCCCTTTCGCTCGCCAATCCGAGCCTAAGCGAAAACAATGCAATCAATGCAGTTATCAGCATCTTCAGCACAACCGATGAAGATGCCAATGATACATTTACCTACACCTTGGTAGGCGGACAAGGCAGCAACGACAACAGCAGTTTTGCCATCAACGGCAACCAACTTTTGGCAAAGGAAAGTTTCAACTTTGAAGCCAAAAACCAATACAACATCCGAGTGCAAACCAATGATGGAAATGGCGGCATGTTTGAAGAAGTGTTCACCATTTCGATTCAAAATGCCAACGATGCGCCTACGATGCTCGCAATCAACCAGGCAACAATTGAAGAAAACCAACCTGTCAATTCCCTGATAGGTGCGTTTACTGCAACAGATGAAGATACAAACGAAACCTTCACCTATAGTTTTGTAAATGAAGGCAGCCACAACAACCAAAAATTCCAATTAGTCGGCAATGAACTACGCACTTTTGAAGCCTTCAATTACGAAGCACAAACCGAATATTACGTCAATATCAAAGTAACGGACAAAGGCAATGCTTCTTATACTAAGAGTTTTTTGATTACCATTTTGAATGCCAACGATGCACCGACAGCCCTTCAATTGTCGTCCAACACCATTGCCGAGAACTTGGCAAGTGGCAGTAAAGTCGGAAATTTCACGGCTACGGACGAGGACTTCAATGAGCAATTTACTTACAGTTTGGTCAGTGGCATCAACGACGACGACAACGAGTATTTTCAAATCGTAGGCAATGAACTCCAAAGTGCCACCATGTTTGACCTAGACACCAAAAGCACCTATCAAATCAGGGCACAAGTCCGTGACAAAGCAGATGCGACTTATGAAAAAGCATGGACCATCACCATCACCGATGCCAACGATGCACCTACTGCCATGAGTATGTCGAGCCAATTCATCGCTGAAAATCAACCCATCGAAACAGTAGTCGGAAGCTTGAGCACCGCAGATGTAGATGCCAATGATACCTTCACCTACAGCTTGGTGTCGGGCAGTGGCGACAACGACAATGGCAGTTTCCACATTGTCGACAATCAATTGGTCAGCGCAGTCGTGTTCAACTACGAAGTCAAAAACAGCTATACCATTCGCATTCAAACAGATGATGGCAATGGAGGCAGTTTTGAGGCAAGTTTTGTAGTACAAATCACTAATGCCAACGACCTGCCGATTGGCTTGAATCTCAACAACAATCTGGTCAGTGAAAACGTGGCACTCAGCACACCCATTGGGAATTTCGCAACGGTGGACGAAGACAGCAACAACAGTTTTGTTTACACCTTCATCAACAGCGATTCCAACGACAATGCCTTTTTCTCAATTACCGACAATACTCTCTACACCAACGAACACTTCAATTTTGAGGCACAAAATGTCTATCACATTGAAGTGCAAACCAACGATGGACAAGGTGGAACATTTACCCAGCAATTCACCATCAACATCACCAATGCCAACGACCAACCAACTGCTTTGGAACTATCTTCACACACCATTGCCGAAAACCTATCAGTAGGCAGCAATGTGGGTTTTCTTTCGACGACGGACGAAGACAGCAACGACGATTTTAGCTATAGTTTGGTAGCAGGTATTGGAGCAAACGACAATGCGAGTTTTAAAATCATTGGCAATGAATTGGTCAGCAATGTCGTGTTTGATTTGGACACCAAAGAAACGTATTCCATCAGAGTACGCACAAGTGACGGAAAGGGCGGTAGTTTGGAGAAAATATTTGCCATCAACATCACCGATGCCAACGATGCACCTACGGCTATTGCTTTGAGCAATCTCAACATTGAAGAGAATAAAGCAGTGGGTACGCTTATCGGCACACTTTCAACAACAGATCCCGATGAATTGGACAATTTTACTTACAAACTGATTGCAGGAACGGGCGCAACAGACAATTCTCGTTTTGTCATCAGTGGCAATCAATTGTTGAGCAACAAAGTGTTCAACTACGAACAGCAGGCGAATTACAGCATTCGGGTATTGACCGATGATGGCAATGGCGGAAAATTGGAAGTCGTGTTTTCTATCAAGGTTTTAGATGCCAACGATGCACCTACTGCCATGCAGTTGAATCAAAACAGCATTGCGGAAAACAAGGCTGGCGGCACTTTGATTGGTACTTTGAGTACTTCGGATGAAGATGCAGCCGATGCACTTGCCTATACTTTTGTGGCAGGAAATGAAGACAATACGTATTTTGTGATTGAAGGCAATCAATTGAAATCTAAGGCGGCATTTAACTTTGAAGATCAGTCGTTTTACCAAATCGCCATTGTAGTAAACGATGGCAAAGGTGGCTCTTTCACACAGGAATTTGTAGTGAGCATTATCGACCAAAACGATGCACCGAGCGAGCTTCAATTGACCTCCAATACGATTGCAGAGAACCTACCAATTAACAGCACCGTAGGATTTTTGGAAACAGCAGATGAAGATGCCAACGAAAGTTTTACCTACAGTTTGGTGGCAGGCGAAGGCAGCAATGACAATGCTCAATTCAAAATCGTTGGAAGTGAATTAAAATCCAACGCCGTGTTTGACTTGGATGTGAAAGATGCCTATTCTATCCGCATCCGAACAACGGACAGTGCAGGTAGTGCAATTACTCGCATCTTCAATATCTTGATAACAGATACCAACGATGCCCCTACTGCTCTTTTGATGGAAGTCCAACAAATAGCAGAAAATCAACCCATAGGAACTATCATTAGTCAACTTTCGACACAAGACCCCGATGCCCTTGACCAATTCACCTATCAATTGGTGAATGGCACAGGAAGCCAAGACAACAGCAGTTTTGCAATAATCGGCAAACAATTGGTGACTACGGTAGCCTTCAATTTTGAGGTAAAAAACAGCTACAATATCCGATTGCAGACCAATGATGGGAATGGCGGAACATTCCAACAAGCCTTCACCATTGCAGTGACAGATGAAAACGATGCGCCAACACTTTTGAAATTGAGCAATGCAATGGTTTCGGAAAACCAATCTGTTGGAGTGTTCATTGGCACATTTTCTACGGTAGATGAGGATACAGGGGATTCTTTCGCCTACAAATTCATCAACAGCAACGAAAACGACAACTCCAATTTTACCATTGAAGGCAATACACTCAGAACCAACACAGTATTGGATTTTGAAACCAAAGCTTTCCACACCATTGAGGTAGAAACCAATGATGGAAATGGCGGCACTTACTCCCTTCAAATGACCATCACGGTTACGAATACGGACGATGATGCCCCAACGGCTATCAGCATTACCCGAAACAATGTTCCCGAAAATCAGGTAATTGGTACGATTGTCGGCAAACTCAGCACACAGGACATTGACGGAACGGGCAACTTCACCTACACATTGGCAGCAGGATTATTGGACAATGATCAATTTGCCATTGACGGCGATGCCTTATTGACCAATGCGGTATTCAACTATGAGGTGAAAAACAGCTATCAGATTGTGGTGAAAACGGAGGATGAGAACGGAAGCAGTTTTGAGCAGAACTTCACCATTGCAGTGACAGATGAAAACGACCAACCGACTGCAATCGCATTGTCGAATCAGAGTTTTGCAGAAAATCAAGCCATTGGCGTGCTGATTGGCAGTTTTTCGACTACAGACGAAGATGCGAATGATAGCTATACCTACCGTTTTGTGGAGTTGCAAGCCAATGACAACGAGCTATTTTCTATCGTAGGCGGTGAATTGCTCACCAATGCGACCTTCAATTTTGAAGGAAAAGAAACCTACTGGATAGATGTGGAAACGGACGACAACCGAGGAGGAACGAAACAACAGTCTTTTCAAATTACCATTTTGGATGCCAACGATGCGCCGAGCAATTTGAGTTTGTCGAACGAAAGTATTGCAGAAAATCAAGCCGTTGGAACTTTGGTGGGTTTGTTGAGCAGTACGGATGAAGATATTTCAGACAGTCATACCTTCAGTTTGGTGACTGGTTTGGGCGCAGAAAACAATGATTTGTTTGCGATTGCAGACAATCAACTGTTGAGCAATGCCATTTTTGACTTGGAAACGCAGCCCGAATTGCGAATCCGCATCAGAAGTACGGATGCTCAAGGCAAAACGGTAGCAAAGGCTTTCATCATCACGGTCAAAGACGAAAACGATACTCCTACCGAATTGAACCTATCGAGCCAAAGCATTGCAGAGAATCAAGCAATTGGAACAAGTGTCGGCACACTCAGTACGCTTGACCCCGATGGTGACGATGTGCATAGCTACGAATTGATTGAAGGAATGGGCGGCGAAGACAATGCTTTGTTCAGCATTCAGGGAAAAGAATTGGTGAGCAATGCAGTCTTTGATTTTGAATCCAAAAACACCTATTCCATTTTGGTGCAAAGTTCGGATGGACAACAAAATGGAATCAGCCGAGTATTTACCATCCAAATCACCGATGCCAATGATGCGCCTGCTGCAATCAGCCTTTCTCCCGCTTCAATTGCAGAGAATCAAGCGATTGGAACTTACATTGGTAGCTTCACCGCTTCAGACCAAGATGCGACCGACAGCCATCAATTCCAGTTGGTGAACAGTGGAAGTGGCAACAACAACGACCATTTTTCGATAGTGAACAATGAGCTTCGCACCTTCAAGGTTTTGGATTTTGAAGCACAACCAACTTACTTTATTGAAGTGATGGCAGACGATATGCGTGGTGGCACTTTGACCCAAATTTTGAGTGTCAGCGTGACGAATGCCAACGATGCGCCTACGGCTTTGACGATTAGCAACAATGTGGTCAGCGAAAATGCGGCAATGGGTGCTTTGATTGGTACTTTCTTTACAACCGATATTGATGCGGGCGATGTGCATACCTACAATTTGGTGGCGGGTGCTGGAAGTGTCGACAATGCTTCTTTTAGCATTGCAGGGGCAGATTTGTTGTTGAATACTGCATTGGACATCAACCAGAAAGACAGTTATTCAATTCGGGTAGCGACTTCTGACATTGAGGGCAAAACGTTTACCCAGACCTTCAATATCCAAGTCACAGATGTGAACAATGCTCCAACGGCTGTTTTATTGTCCAACCTCCGCATTCGTGAAAACGAAGCGAGTGGAACAATCGTAGGTAGTTTGTTGGCAGAAGATGCGGATGTGGATGATGAACACAGTTTTGAATTGGTGACGAATGAAAATGCGCCTCACAGCGAATGGTTTAAAATTGAAGGGGGACAGTTGGTATCGGCGATTATCTTCAATTATGAGTTGAATCCTACGCTGCAAATTGCAGTAAAAACAACCGACTCCAAAGGCAGCACGTTTGAGCAAGCATTTACGATTGAAGTGCTGAATGTCAATGAAATGCCACAAATCGTGACCGAGTCTTTGAGCATTGCAGAAAATACGGCACAGGCTTCAACAGTTGGTACAATTGAGGCTACGGATGAAGATTTGGGTCAAACGCTGACTTTTGAATTGGTGAACGCAAATGATGTGCCTTTCCAATTGGATGCTGCAACGGGTGAACTGACTGTAGCGACCAACCGACTGGACTACGAATCACAAACTTCCTACACTCTAGAAATTGTGGTCAATGACAATGGAAGTCCTGTGTTATCAGCTTCTAAAACCATTGAAGTGAAGATTGAAGACTTGATTGAAACGAGTCAAATTTTGCCTGCCAACAACTATTTGTCGCCAAACGGTGATGGCTCCAACGATTATTTTGAAGTGCAAAATGTGGAACTC